Genomic window (Bradyrhizobium sp. 186):
CCGTTCCTCGAGATTGACGCGGTCAATGCGCGCGACCTCCTCGGCCGGAATGACGTATTCGTCATGGTCGCGCCAGGCGAACACGACGAAGGTCGCGAACGCGCCGATGCCGCCCAGGATCACCATCCACCACATGTGCCAGATCAGCGCAAAGCCCATGATGGTGGCGAAGAACGCGCAGACGAAACCGGTCGGCGAATTCCGGGGCATCTCGATGTCCTGGTATTCCGGTCCTTCATGCTCGAGCGATTGCTGCTGGGCATGGATCTTCATGTCCCAATAGGCGTCCTCGCCGCGCACATCGGGAGAGAAGGCGAAATTGAACACCGGTGGCGGCGACGACGTCGCCCATTCCAGCGAACGGCCATCCCAGGGATCGCCGGTGCGGTCGCGTAACGCCTCGCGATTGCGGATGCTGACCACGATCTGCATGACCTGGCAGATCACGCCGACCGTCAGCACGACCATGCCAATCGCCGCCACGATCATCCAGGGCCGCCACGCCGCGACATCATAGTGTTGCATGCGCCGCGTCATGCCGAGCATGCCGGCGATATAGAGCGGAACGAAGGTGACATAGAAACCGAGGAAGGTGAACCAGAACGCGGCCTTGCCCCAGCGCTCGTCGAGGCGAAACCCGAACGCCTTCGGAAACCAGTATTCGAAGCCGGCGAACGCGCCGAACAGAACGCCGCCGATGATGACATTATGAAAGTGCGCCACCAGAAACATGCTGTTGTGGAGCATGAAGTCGGCCGGCGGCACGGCGACCAGCACGCCGGTCAATCCGCCGATGATGAAGGTGACCATGAAGCCGACCGCCCACAGCATCGGCGTCTCAAATCTGATGCGTCCGCCATACATCGTGAACAGCCAGTTGTAGATCTTTACCCCGGTCGGTATCGCGATGATCATGCTGGCGATGCCGAAGATGGCGTTGACGTCGGGGCCCGCGCCCATCGTGAAGAAATGGTGCAGCCAGACCATGAAGGAGATGACGCAGATCGCCATGGTCGCGAGCACCATCGAGCGATAGCCGAACAGCGCCTTGCCG
Coding sequences:
- the cyoB gene encoding cytochrome o ubiquinol oxidase subunit I; its protein translation is MLGKLDWSAIPFDQPIPLLAGAVVLVAILAVLIWVVVKGHLPYLWHEWITSVDHKRIGVMYILLASVMLLRGGSDAIMMRIQQAVAYQSQGYLPPEHYNQIFSAHGTIMIFFVAMPFVIGLMNLIVPLQLGVRDVAFPTLNSVGFWLAATGALLVNLSLVIGEFARTGWLAFPPLSELSYSPGVGVDYYAWSLQISGVGTLVAGINLVTTVLKLRTRGMNYLRMPMFCWTTLASNLLIVAAFPILTATLAMLLLDRYLGFHFFTNEAGGNVMMFMNLIWAWGHPEVYILVLPAFGIFSEVVSTFSGKALFGYRSMVLATMAICVISFMVWLHHFFTMGAGPDVNAIFGIASMIIAIPTGVKIYNWLFTMYGGRIRFETPMLWAVGFMVTFIIGGLTGVLVAVPPADFMLHNSMFLVAHFHNVIIGGVLFGAFAGFEYWFPKAFGFRLDERWGKAAFWFTFLGFYVTFVPLYIAGMLGMTRRMQHYDVAAWRPWMIVAAIGMVVLTVGVICQVMQIVVSIRNREALRDRTGDPWDGRSLEWATSSPPPVFNFAFSPDVRGEDAYWDMKIHAQQQSLEHEGPEYQDIEMPRNSPTGFVCAFFATIMGFALIWHMWWMVILGGIGAFATFVVFAWRDHDEYVIPAEEVARIDRVNLEERRSLVSMAGAI